In one Carassius carassius chromosome 14, fCarCar2.1, whole genome shotgun sequence genomic region, the following are encoded:
- the LOC132157562 gene encoding 5-hydroxytryptamine receptor 1D has translation MSSKSAGGRLHSFLAQIHSSSLQNANQTQHHGVLRLFLVITAFFLCWMPYISVALVQVTETALSRPSSLVPSSAVTFPEASREWLDSDEATFQMRTAVRNSTVLWPQARLVLETLMVLMSLGAVMGNILVIVIVAATKTFHTVTSVLIINLAISDFLVGIGVMPFVAVSIINNGWVNCNDLCLYVGYTSSVYCTASVLTLAAIALDRYFSIVDCLRYDSRCTIWRTGLAVLWIWLQAMVTSCPPLLGWSNISFVAPMYSCAVNWANSPSYTVIMASLTFLLPAIVILFCYVKIVRVARYHARRIHSLEEHLQRNRTPSVLNLQQSFMDPFTPSKLVYHVSGKFVMDQLDVPSEISPDAPSEISSKSAGGRLHSFLAQIHSSSLQNANQTQHHGVLRLFLVITAFFLCWMPYISVALVQATETALSRPSSLVPPSAVTFSYWLVLFNSDINPLLYALLSKRFQVAFQSLRSKIQARLGRIVRRGRGAEMSTVGGRGESDPSEGTTQCCTAHFRNDGEPAYPSVFTLSSQLPNSFKEQLNNVLPVATSSRPVCHKCGGQSSRTVDHLQVPSEQREQNRLPYSAATKKKQATFFYGKITVRVEHDIC, from the exons atgTCTTCCAAGTCAGCTGGTGGACGTCTCCACTCATTCTTGGCTCAGATCCACAGCAGTAGCCTGCAGAATGCCAACCAAACTCAACATCATGGAGTCCTGAGGTTGTTCTTGGTCATCACTGCTTTCTTCTTGTGCTGGATGCCTTATATTAGTGTAGCTCTGGTGCAGGTCACCGAAACTGCCCTGTCCCGACCCAGCAGCCTTGTTCCCTCATCAGCAGTCACTTttcccgaagctagcaga GAGTGGCTTGATTCAGATGAGGCTACGTTTCAGATGCGGACGGCGGTGAGGAACTCGACGGTTTTGTGGCCTCAGGCACGTCTGGTGCTGGAGACTCTGATGGTGCTGATGAGTCTGGGCGCAGTGATGG GAAACATTCTGGTTATTGTGATTGTTGCAGCCACCAAAACCTTCCACACTGTGACCTCCGTCCTCATCATCAATCTGGCCATTAGTGATTTCCTAGTGGGAATAGGAGTAATGCCATTTGTGGCTGTTTCCATTATTAACAACGGATGGGTCAACTGCAAT GATCTATGTCTGTATGTCGGCTACACATCTTCAGTCTACTGCACAGCATCAGTCTTAACACTTGCTGCTATCGCCTTGGACCGTTATTTCTCCATTGTGGACTGTCTGCGGTACGATTCCCGCTGCACTATTTGGAGAACAGGTTTGGCAGTGCTATGGATCTGGCTGCAAGCTATGGTGACCAGCTGTCCTCCTCTCTTGGGCTGGAGCAACATTAGTTTCGTTGCTCCCATGTACAGCTGTGCAGTGAACTGGGCCAACAGCCCAAGCTACACTGTCATAATGGCCTCATTAACATTTCTTCTACCAGCTATAGTCATTCTGTTCTGCTATGTGAAGATTGTCCGTGTGGCACGGTACCACGCTAGGAGGATTCACAGTCTGGAAGAACATCTCCAACGTAACAGGACCCCATCTGTCTTGAATCTCCAACAGTCATTCATGGACCCCTTCACACCATCCAAGCTGGTGTACCATGTGAGTGGGAAGTTTGTGATGGATCAATTGGATGTTCCTAGTGAAATTTCTCCAGATGCACCATCTGAGATATCTTCCAAGTCAGCTGGTGGACGTCTCCACTCATTCTTGGCTCAGATCCACAGCAGTAGCCTGCAGAATGCCAATCAAACTCAACATCATGGAGTCCTGAGGTTGTTCTTGGTCATCACTGCTTTCTTCTTGTGCTGGATGCCTTATATTAGTGTAGCTCTGGTGCAGGCCACCGAAACTGCCCTGTCCCGACCCAGCAGCCTTGTTCCCCCATCAGCAGTCACTTTTTCCTATTGGCTGGTGCTGTTCAATTCTGATATCAATCCATTGTTGTATGCGCTCCTCAGCAAGCGCTTCCAAGTTGCCTTCCAGAGTTTGAGATCTAAGATCCAGGCCAGGTTGGGGAGGATTGTAAGACGAGGAAGAGGAGCTGAGATGTCTACAGTTGGAGGTCGAGGCGAGAGTGACCCCTCTGAAGGAACAACCCAATGCTGCACAGCACATTTCAGAAATGACGGGGAACCTGCGTACCCTTCTGTCTTCACTCTCAGTTCTCAGTTACCCAACAGCTTCAAGGAACAGCTGAATAATGTTCTTCCCGTGGCCACTTCTTCTCGTCCTGTTTGTCATAAATGTGGCGGACAAAGTTCTAGGACGGTGGACCACCTGCAGGTTCCCTCCGAACAGCGTGAGCAGAACAGACTTCCTTACTCTGCTGCTACTAAAAAGAAGCAAGCCACATTCTTTTATGGAAAGATCACAGTAAGAGTAGAACATGATATTTGCTGA